One segment of Dolichospermum sp. DET69 DNA contains the following:
- a CDS encoding transaldolase, translating into MALYLDSAITAEAEIVKKWGWVKGITTNPTLLAQANTPAETTLKTLVSLTSGPVYYQLLASEQEKMIAEGRKAFQIIGSQTILKIPATPLGFEVVAILSAEITCSVTGIYSPTQAAIAKEAGAKIAIAYVNRAERLLGDGIALVRDMAIILKGSDVEILAASIKSPAEAAASLQAGANHLTLPLPMLTAIATHEFSDQTVIDFATGGIGLTI; encoded by the coding sequence ATGGCACTTTACTTAGATTCAGCTATTACCGCAGAAGCCGAGATCGTTAAAAAATGGGGTTGGGTAAAAGGTATCACCACCAACCCCACATTATTAGCGCAAGCTAACACCCCAGCAGAAACCACCCTGAAAACATTAGTTTCCTTAACTTCAGGCCCGGTATATTATCAACTCCTCGCTTCAGAACAAGAGAAAATGATAGCTGAAGGTAGAAAAGCTTTTCAAATAATTGGTTCTCAAACCATCTTGAAAATACCCGCCACACCCCTAGGATTTGAGGTAGTAGCCATACTATCAGCAGAAATCACCTGTTCCGTTACTGGTATTTATAGCCCCACACAAGCTGCAATTGCCAAGGAAGCGGGGGCAAAAATCGCCATAGCTTATGTGAATCGTGCTGAACGCTTATTAGGAGACGGTATTGCCTTGGTACGAGATATGGCCATCATTCTCAAGGGCAGTGATGTGGAAATTTTAGCAGCTAGTATCAAGTCACCAGCGGAAGCAGCCGCGTCTCTTCAAGCCGGTGCGAATCATCTCACCTTACCTTTACCAATGTTGACAGCCATAGCCACCCATGAATTTTCTGATCAAACCGTGATTGATTTTGCGACTGGAGGAATTGGTTTAACAATTTAA
- a CDS encoding aldehyde dehydrogenase translates to MITNELSKCAEIIAKQRQFFQTGKTKDVTFRIAQLKILKQLVIENKELIIQALKADLHKPEFETYATEIGVTKEIDYALKHINNWTKPKKAAVPLNLFPYSAKIYPEPLGVVLIIGPWNYPFQLIISPLVGAIASGNCTIIKPSELAPHTSNLITELIHKYFSSEYIAVVPGAVETSQQLLAEKFDHIFFTGGTAIGKIVMEAAAKHLTPVTLELGGKSPCIIDTDINLEHTAKRITWGKFINAGQTCIAPDYLLVDQKIKPDLVNALQKCLKEFYGENSAISPDYARIIHQKHFDRLTNFLKCGEVIIGGETNPEELYIAPTLLKNVSLTDTVMQEEIFGPILPIIEYTDINEAITLINSRPKPLALYLFSQNKNLQKRILQETSSGGICINDTVMQVGVSSLPFGGVGDSGIGSYHGQASFDTFSHYKSVLQNSFPWDINWRYAPYQGKLSLLKKILGI, encoded by the coding sequence ATGATTACTAACGAATTATCAAAATGCGCCGAGATTATTGCCAAACAACGGCAATTTTTTCAAACTGGTAAAACTAAGGATGTTACCTTTCGGATTGCCCAACTCAAAATACTAAAACAATTAGTAATTGAGAATAAGGAACTAATTATCCAGGCATTAAAAGCAGATTTACATAAACCAGAATTTGAAACTTACGCTACAGAAATTGGTGTGACTAAAGAAATTGATTATGCCCTCAAGCATATCAATAATTGGACAAAACCAAAAAAAGCCGCCGTTCCCTTAAACTTGTTTCCCTATTCGGCAAAGATATATCCAGAACCGTTAGGAGTAGTCTTAATTATTGGCCCTTGGAATTATCCCTTTCAGTTAATTATCTCACCTTTGGTTGGGGCGATCGCTTCGGGAAATTGTACCATTATTAAACCTTCGGAACTTGCGCCTCATACTTCCAATTTAATCACAGAACTTATTCATAAATACTTTTCTTCAGAATATATTGCAGTCGTCCCTGGAGCAGTAGAAACTAGTCAACAGCTATTAGCAGAAAAATTTGATCACATCTTTTTCACTGGTGGTACAGCCATTGGTAAAATCGTTATGGAAGCTGCTGCAAAACACCTGACTCCAGTTACTTTGGAATTAGGAGGAAAAAGTCCTTGTATCATTGATACAGATATTAATTTAGAACATACTGCCAAACGCATTACTTGGGGAAAATTTATTAATGCTGGACAAACTTGTATAGCTCCTGATTATCTTTTGGTAGATCAAAAAATCAAACCAGATTTAGTAAATGCTTTGCAAAAATGTTTAAAAGAATTTTATGGTGAAAATTCAGCTATAAGTCCAGATTATGCCAGAATTATTCATCAAAAGCATTTTGACAGATTAACTAATTTTCTCAAATGTGGTGAGGTTATTATTGGTGGAGAAACTAACCCGGAAGAACTTTATATTGCTCCCACTCTTCTGAAAAATGTTTCTTTAACAGATACTGTTATGCAGGAGGAGATTTTTGGGCCAATTTTACCAATCATTGAATATACAGATATCAATGAAGCTATTACCTTAATTAACTCTAGACCAAAACCCCTGGCTTTATATTTATTTTCCCAAAACAAAAACTTGCAAAAACGCATTTTACAGGAAACATCATCTGGGGGAATATGTATTAATGACACCGTAATGCAGGTTGGTGTTTCTTCCTTACCATTTGGGGGTGTGGGTGATAGTGGGATAGGTAGCTATCACGGTCAAGCTAGTTTTGACACTTTTTCCCATTATAAAAGTGTTTTGCAAAACTCATTTCCCTGGGATATAAATTGGCGATACGCACCCTATCAGGGTAAATTATCGCTTTTGAAAAAAATCCTTGGCATTTAA
- a CDS encoding 50S ribosomal protein L32 — MAVPKKKTSKSKRDKRRATWRHKAVVEARKAISLGKSILSGRSNFVYPTTEEEQTEES; from the coding sequence ATGGCTGTTCCTAAGAAGAAAACATCAAAATCTAAACGAGATAAACGCCGCGCTACCTGGAGACATAAGGCTGTTGTTGAAGCGCGAAAAGCTATCTCCCTCGGTAAATCCATTTTAAGTGGTCGTTCTAACTTCGTCTATCCGACGACTGAGGAAGAACAAACAGAAGAATCTTGA
- a CDS encoding caspase family protein, with translation MVNYWAIAIGINQYQLFQPLSCAQADAEAIRDFLLSQAGFLPEKCLLMTNTSPPIGEQSSYPTKENILSLIEGLAATFWQPEDCLWLFFSGYGVNYKEQDYLMPVAGNPDQVPETGIEVRSLMQSLQVTGLNILLIFDINRAFGTQADAPVGQEIIELAQELQMGAIISCQPEEFAHESTELGHGFFTAALLEALGSGKGYNFSDLAAYLSYLTPKLCQHHWRPVQNPITVIPSTQPVILPTLTLDENSAALIFPAESFAVNRTLPPQENSASSNTDKAWWRENASVKTTLSPITIEKHLALPTVSVSVVESNHTLATSPQSQSKGRFIPNLTTAGTYPSDQSEPPIWQQFMIWGGGTMVVVGLIATFLLRNPDSFRFKNLSKTVSINRTSKFQFPQIFPIPQNPSNAKISLNTDSNKRNQAILELKKMSLVPTQPSHLSIAIAKTQRIPPDAPLYAKSQENIQVWCQMILELAQAQAKQRKYETAIATTQLITKKEPLYSQAQTAIQKLQLEAKQYTSNKTLLDAAKALIIPEQASTYNRAIEVAKKIPKGQPGFEIAQTSINQWSEKILNLAKIRATQGDFSAAIATATLVPKITIAYEDAQDAIQKWQLQKN, from the coding sequence ATGGTAAATTACTGGGCGATCGCCATCGGCATTAATCAATATCAATTATTTCAACCTCTCAGTTGCGCTCAAGCCGATGCCGAGGCAATCAGAGACTTTCTATTGTCACAAGCAGGGTTTTTACCCGAAAAATGCCTGTTAATGACAAACACTTCACCCCCCATAGGAGAACAATCCTCCTATCCAACAAAAGAAAATATTCTCTCGTTGATAGAAGGATTAGCAGCCACATTTTGGCAGCCAGAAGACTGTTTGTGGTTGTTCTTTAGTGGCTATGGAGTTAACTACAAAGAACAAGATTATTTAATGCCAGTCGCAGGAAATCCTGATCAAGTTCCCGAAACTGGTATAGAAGTGCGATCGCTCATGCAGAGTCTCCAAGTTACCGGACTCAATATCTTACTCATCTTTGATATTAACCGCGCTTTTGGGACTCAAGCAGATGCACCCGTAGGCCAAGAAATCATTGAATTAGCTCAAGAACTGCAAATGGGGGCAATTATTTCTTGTCAACCCGAAGAATTTGCCCATGAAAGCACAGAATTAGGTCACGGTTTCTTCACAGCAGCATTATTAGAAGCTTTGGGTTCGGGAAAAGGATACAACTTCTCCGATTTAGCCGCTTATCTGAGTTATCTTACCCCTAAACTTTGTCAACACCACTGGCGGCCGGTGCAAAACCCTATCACTGTGATTCCCTCGACCCAGCCAGTTATTCTCCCCACGTTGACATTAGATGAAAACTCAGCAGCACTAATTTTCCCAGCCGAAAGTTTTGCTGTTAACCGTACCTTACCCCCTCAAGAAAATAGCGCCTCTAGCAATACAGACAAAGCTTGGTGGAGAGAAAATGCCTCAGTCAAGACTACTTTAAGCCCGATCACAATTGAGAAACATTTAGCACTCCCGACAGTCTCAGTGTCAGTTGTTGAAAGCAATCACACCTTAGCGACTTCCCCACAATCTCAGTCAAAAGGTAGATTTATTCCCAATCTCACCACAGCCGGCACCTATCCTTCAGATCAGTCTGAGCCACCAATTTGGCAGCAATTTATGATTTGGGGCGGCGGTACTATGGTGGTAGTAGGTTTAATTGCCACATTTTTACTCCGTAATCCCGACAGTTTTCGGTTTAAAAATTTATCAAAAACAGTATCTATTAATAGGACTAGCAAATTTCAATTTCCCCAAATATTTCCTATTCCTCAAAATCCTAGTAATGCTAAAATTAGTTTAAATACAGACTCTAATAAACGTAATCAAGCGATTTTAGAGCTAAAAAAAATGTCTCTTGTCCCTACTCAACCTAGTCATTTAAGTATTGCGATCGCTAAAACTCAGAGAATTCCACCGGACGCACCACTATACGCCAAATCTCAGGAAAATATTCAGGTTTGGTGTCAAATGATTTTAGAGTTAGCACAGGCACAAGCTAAACAAAGAAAATATGAAACTGCTATAGCAACTACTCAGTTAATTACCAAAAAAGAGCCACTTTATTCTCAAGCTCAAACAGCTATTCAAAAATTGCAACTAGAAGCCAAGCAGTATACAAGTAATAAAACTCTCTTAGATGCAGCTAAAGCTTTAATAATTCCTGAACAAGCATCTACCTATAATCGCGCTATCGAAGTTGCTAAAAAAATCCCAAAAGGACAACCTGGGTTTGAAATTGCCCAAACATCAATTAATCAATGGAGTGAAAAAATTTTAAATTTAGCTAAAATCCGTGCCACTCAAGGAGATTTTAGCGCCGCTATCGCCACCGCTACATTAGTCCCAAAAATAACGATTGCTTATGAAGATGCCCAGGATGCTATCCAAAAATGGCAACTTCAAAAGAATTAG
- a CDS encoding rubrerythrin family protein, whose translation MDLSNFSTLQNLESAFGGESMANRKYLFFAAVARKLGFSDLAKLFKETADQETEHAFAHFELLHPELVVKDAAVLTDEQKREIISRCLSLAIEGETYEYTTMYPEFAAAAANDRDDPAAEEFLKQAQESSDHANTFRTAAHRFGLLKFIENYHADRYTEALEVLNGGEAVTRVAGEDPQTQKWVCRQCSMIYDPVTGDPDSGIAPGTAFADIPDDWSCPICGATKKTFKPLEEKVAA comes from the coding sequence ATGGATTTGTCCAATTTTAGTACACTACAAAATCTAGAATCAGCCTTTGGTGGGGAATCAATGGCAAATCGCAAATACCTATTTTTTGCAGCGGTAGCACGTAAACTAGGGTTTTCCGATTTAGCGAAACTTTTTAAAGAAACAGCAGATCAAGAAACTGAACACGCTTTTGCCCATTTTGAGTTATTACATCCAGAACTTGTAGTGAAAGATGCAGCAGTTTTAACTGATGAACAAAAACGGGAAATTATCTCTCGTTGTTTATCTTTAGCGATAGAAGGTGAAACCTATGAATACACTACAATGTATCCTGAATTTGCTGCTGCTGCTGCCAATGATCGAGATGATCCCGCAGCCGAAGAATTTCTCAAACAAGCTCAAGAATCTAGTGATCACGCTAACACATTTCGCACCGCAGCCCATCGGTTTGGATTGCTCAAATTCATTGAAAATTATCACGCAGATCGCTACACTGAAGCTTTAGAAGTATTAAATGGTGGAGAGGCAGTCACCAGAGTTGCGGGTGAAGATCCGCAAACTCAAAAATGGGTTTGTAGACAATGCAGTATGATTTATGATCCTGTTACAGGTGATCCTGATTCAGGAATTGCCCCAGGTACAGCCTTTGCAGATATTCCTGACGATTGGAGTTGTCCGATTTGCGGTGCAACCAAGAAAACTTTTAAACCCCTTGAGGAGAAAGTTGCCGCTTAA
- a CDS encoding Mo-dependent nitrogenase C-terminal domain-containing protein, with protein MKVSKNIKKNIFLTSWICLHQVEASEADITPLHYVAIKPFWNFLRPFRNWLDNIQVSDRQLAHRLCKYIPAQCPFERDVKVFGKTLFHIPPMCKLNPLYEEVVGLRFRAMCYLADTCGEDISQYC; from the coding sequence GTGAAAGTATCTAAAAATATCAAGAAAAATATTTTCTTAACAAGTTGGATTTGTTTACATCAAGTGGAAGCTAGTGAAGCTGATATTACTCCGCTGCACTATGTGGCAATCAAGCCTTTTTGGAATTTTTTGCGCCCTTTCCGAAATTGGCTAGATAACATCCAAGTAAGCGATCGCCAATTAGCTCATCGCCTGTGTAAATACATTCCGGCTCAGTGTCCATTTGAGCGTGATGTCAAAGTTTTTGGTAAAACACTATTTCACATTCCCCCAATGTGTAAACTTAATCCTTTATACGAAGAAGTAGTAGGTTTGCGATTTAGAGCGATGTGTTATCTGGCTGATACCTGTGGCGAAGATATTTCCCAGTATTGCTAA